From one Diprion similis isolate iyDipSimi1 chromosome 7, iyDipSimi1.1, whole genome shotgun sequence genomic stretch:
- the LOC124408042 gene encoding uncharacterized protein LOC124408042 — protein MRLVFDSSIKMRKLCVIIIICVMLVLIATDSSAYRTSYPMESEDICNPLGKTKTNKLPNSDDSAVIIKPDHMFDRWAEITFDKTCKFVFKTANRHIGLFAVVQEMSFRTNGTNPIDGTKNCIDYIQFEEAGGRSRKFCGTFNWRDRSSHKSGETPNSASLEKLEFKSPKGILETHIFVSKERLLPGEYLDISIAYTPYKECNKVNDPSKYPPNTNNTCIWGGYYCDGNKNCAFDNCLDEAGCETPAEGTSGAKVTMGAVGTIIFAFLLFLTCLWACRKNKKLCWSPDCAGPNIDRANSQPLDLRIQDVNSQSNVPSAPILHEPTTRPVQDKDLPPSYDSLFPDPTVAGTTT, from the exons ATGCGTTTAGTATTTGACAGTTCGATAAAAATGCGGAAACTGTGtgtcataataataatttgtgtgATGTTGGTGCTTATCGCGACTGATTCGTCCGCCTATCGTACAAGCT ATCCGATGGAAAGTGAAGATATTTGCAACCCTCTGGGCAAGACAAAAACTAATAAATTACCTAACAGTGACGATTCAGCTGTAATCATTAAACCTGACCACATGTTCGATCGATGGGCAGAGATCACGTTCGATAAAACatgtaaatttgttttcaaaactGCAAACCGTCATATAGGCTTGTTTGCCGTTGTACAGGAAATGTCGTTTCGAACCAACGGAACTAACCCAATCGATGGAACAAAGAATTGCATAGATTACATTCAG TTCGAGGAAGCGGGTGGAAGAAGCCGTAAGTTTTGCGGTACATTTAATTGGAGAGATAGAAGTTCCCACAAAAGTGGGGAAACACCAAATTCCGCATCATtggaaaaattggaatttaAAAGTCCCAAGGGAATACTGGAGACTCATATATTCGTCTCCAAAGAAAGATTACTGCCCGGCGAATATCTGGATATTAGCATCGCCTACACGCCTTACAAAG AATGCAACAAAGTTAACGATCCAAGTAAATATCCACCAAATACCAACAACACGTGCATATGGGGAGGTTATTACTGCgatggtaataaaaattgtgccTTTGACAATTGCCTGGATGAGGCTGGTTGTGAAACCCCTGCCGAAGGCACCTCTGGTGCAAAGGTGACCATGGGTGCCGTGGGCACGATCATTTTTGCCTTCTTATTATTTCTCACGTGTTTGTGGGCTTgtcgaaagaataaaaaattgtgttgGTCTCCTGACTGTGCTGGACCAAACATTGACAGGGCAAATTCTCAACCCTTAGACTTGAGAATACAGGATGTCAACAGTCAGTCGAATGTTCCCAGTGCGCCAATATTACATGAACCAACGACGCGACCTGTTCAGGACAAGGATTTACCTCCAAGTTACGATTCACTCTTTCCTGATCCAACTGTAGCTGGAACTactacgtaa
- the LOC124408045 gene encoding protein-lysine N-methyltransferase EEF2KMT, with protein sequence MEEGSNIDLSFVQRQFLACTPINKLRWNNFSNDTTTEIIAAMNPEMQKKILQKTVNTELVKKYPIKRSYQKAFLKQLINELEKHCHEVHDEVYSTYCALVSSDDGESSTQYRHFLYDENSTCTNAITLQESVSIVSLGTTGLCTWQAGLGLAEWCMENKEILRGRTILELGCGVGLTGLAIIRSCAPKEYIFSDYHPAVLTMLCSNILINFPTANDSLSNCHKDESNINLKMHCNGVNIDVRCLPWEKINDGSNRTACTPVGAEIILAADVLYDDSCFHSLASALKHLLGINGTYAVVAATIRNADTISKFTEILEAYDLVYHEMKLPERKHFIRTDDTPIRLMKIVKSSFTANDDNVKL encoded by the exons ATGGAGGAGGGAAGTAATATCGACCTAAGCTTTGTTCAGAGACAATTTCTCGCCTGTACGCCAATAAACAAACTGAGATGGAAC aattttagcAACGATACAACTACAGAGATAATCGCAGCAATGAATccagaaatgcaaaaaaagattttacaaaaaactgTGAATACCGAACTTGTAAAGAAATATCCGATAAAACGATCTTACCAAAAAGCATTTTTGAAACAGCTGATTAACGAG CTGGAAAAACATTGTCACGAAGTCCACGATGAAGTGTATAGTACTTATTGTGCTTTGGTGTCTTCTGACGACGGAGAGAGTTCGACCCAGTATAGACACTTTTTATATGATGAGAATTCCACTTGCACGAATGCTATTACTTTGCAGGAAAGTGTGAGCATTGTTTCGTTAGGCACGACTGGGCTGTGCACTTGGCAG GCTGGTTTAGGTTTAGCAGAGTGGTGCATGGAGAACAAGGAAATTCTGAGGGGAAGGACGATACTGGAACTTGGTTGTGGAGTCGGTCTAACTGGTCTTGCAATTATTCGTTCCTGTGCACCAAAAGAATACATATTCTCAGACTATCATCCTGCCGTTCTTACAATGCTATGCAGTAACATACTCATTAATTTCCCAACGGCTAACGATTCCCTATCAAATTGTCACAAAGACGAAAGTAACATTAATCTAAAAATGCATTGCAATGGAGTAAACATTGACGTTAGATGTTTAccatgggaaaaaattaacgatggCTCAAATAGGACTGCATGCACTCCTGTCGGCGCTGAAATAATTCTTGCTGCCGATGTCTTGTACGATGATAGCTGTTTTCATAGCCTTGCTTCAGCATTAAAACACCTACTGGGAATAAATGGTACCTACGCAGTAGTCGCTGCTACAATTCGAAATGCAGACACCatatcaaaatttacagagatatTGG AGGCCTATGATTTGGTTTATCACGAAATGAAGCTTCCAGAACGAAAACACTTTATTCGGACGGATGACACGCCTATTCGATTgatgaaaatagtaaaatctTCATTTACCGCTAATGACGATAATGTTAAGCTGTAA
- the LOC124408036 gene encoding MICAL-like protein 1 isoform X1 produces MGERRGTKALELWCRRITEGYPGVNVQNMTTSWRDGLAFCAMIHHFRPDLVDFNSLNKDDVYGNNELAFRTAEQHLGIPALLDAEDMASCAVPDRLSILTYLSQFYQTFGGLSPSRSALKRTSKEEPDARLASVSGSPQPKMGVRLGVRKEPCVVCGLPVFLAEKLVISRSLYHRTCFRCARCNNQLTLGNYYETEEGQYCCETCPDEEAAVSAVPVMYQDYNQTALSAGLREPLDYRPTTASPTYKRALSDEEKSSKRNSNSAAVSEVAKIRLNFMTNQLLAGNEEDNEMTTNEPRLRMNAVNDEISPQHPADNERRTPDESEDKSSEVLLSSSLPAAEPMCESPAFSSSSSSSLSSSTPARLSSNPTTEFCGSEKGSRERTNSPVATTTTPPCNEEEEQEAEKEEEEKQIGVNNTDCNLSRNYNNVVSNQRLTATANHDLDDSNKSLMCNEDTKDTLAARQDEARISESAGQHLSLVQQRLMIFENIKQPDVVEERANEPNSVSVNNIVLSSKKTKRKDREKEIEKVVDMEETDRSIGNPQESDPISKQEKKESPVISQPDTSDDVDVVEHESLKTSDEKSSTASVVTIATNDAQAPETQNTTSLLNVSGVDLSTSGEYPEDLNPFQSDDSDEDGKTKEEIPRRPIAVHNKSDKYVSTNPFGSSDDENENDQEVVPPRPAARKNSSVVNKTENTQGGQSPVRRRLQAPQINLNPFWSDDEDCESDEDNSGTNVDKGTPVPKPRTKKLTPEPSPVPRKTSLDRGGLYASNTSIGSAGSLITPGGTYRKKKPAPPPPMAHEMFSTTSTFDTLTLQSPDDSQSATAVPLRTPRIRKTKPAPPPPIFTSTPQNMTDVFSAEDKDTEERRSGIWDDQKSSKDETNRNRQSLFSIPDTDQGGQHYSAAFVDKSAQGKWKRKKGPAPPRPIPHKRKIKVMSIKDVKLELDEIELQQQGLEKQGVRLEQLIRDKCETGQENEELTSLRVDVEELVLELFALVNEKNELFRRQAELMLLRRQQRLEEEHADVEYQIRCLMSQPEATKTDSDKQREEVLIQRLVDIVERRNEIVECLEMDRRREVEEDRSINEQMGIFAAKSKADLTMCGSNDLQSLPITKKEKLKDKVKEKKVKKNHKKDADKDVDETELKLKRHKKKWF; encoded by the exons ATGGGCGAACGCCGGGGCACCAAAGCCCTCGAATTATGGTGCCGGCGTATAACCGAAGGCTATCCTGGTGTCAACGTGCAAAACATGACGACCTCGTGGCGCGACGGACTCGCCTTCTGCGCCATGATTCACCACTTTCGACCCGATCTTGT GGATTTCAACTCGTTGAACAAAGATGATGTCTACGGTAACAACGAGCTCGCGTTCAGGACGGCTGAACAGCATCTCGGGATACCCGCCCTCCTCGACGCCGAGGATATGGCCTCTTGCGCCGTCCCTGATCGTCTCTCGATTCTCACCTACCTCTCCCAGTTTTATCAAACCTTTGGAG GATTATCTCCGAGTCGTTCGGCGCTTAAAAGAACCAGCAAGGAAGAACCCGACGCGAGGCTTGCGTCTGTTTCCGGTAGCCCCCAACCCAAG ATGGGGGTTCGTCTGGGGGTGAGAAAGGAGCCGTGCGTCGTTTGCGGTCTGCCCGTTTTCCTCGCCGAGAAGTTGGTGATATCGCGTTCGCTGTACCACCGGACCTGCTTCAGGTGTGCCAGGTGCAACAATCAGCTAACCCTCGGGAATTATTACGAGACCGAGGAGGGCCAATATTGCTGCGAAACATGTCCGGACGAGGAAGCCGCGGTCTCGGCTGTTCCGGTTATGTACCAGGACTACAACCAGACCGCTTTGTCGGCCGGATTGAGAGAGCCGCTCGATTATCGTCCGACCACCGCGAGTCCGACCTACAAACGGGCTCTCAGCGACGAGGAGAAGAGCTCGAAGCGTAACAGCAACTCTGCCGCCGTTTCTGAGGTGGCGAAAATAAGGCTGAACTTTATGACGAACCAGTTGCTTGCCGGAAACGAGGAGGACAACGAAATGACCACGAACGAACCTCGGCTGCGAATGAATGCAGTTAACGACGAGATATCACCGCAACATCCTGCAGATAACGAACGTCGGACCCCAGACGAATCGGAAGATAAAAGCTCGGAGGTTCTTCTTAGCTCCAGTTTGCCTGCAGCTGAGCCGATGTGCGAATCTCctgctttttcttcttcttcttcttcttctttatcatCATCTACGCCGGCACGGTTGTCGTCGAATCCGACGACTGAATTTTGCGGATCTGAAAAGGGTAGCAGAGAAAGGACGAATTCGCCCgtggcgacgacgacgaccccGCCATGTAACGAGGAGGAGGAACAGGAAGCggagaaagaggaggaggagaagcaGATCGGTGTAAATAATACAGATTGTAATTTAAgtcgtaattataataatgtcGTTAGTAATCAGCGTCTAACTGCCACCGCGAATCATGACTTAGATGATAGTAATAAAAGTTTAATGTGTAACGAGGATACCAAAGACACGCTTGCTGCCCGCCAAGACGAGGCACGGATCAGCGAATCTGCTGGACAGCATCTCTCGCTCGTTCAGCAGCGAttgatgatttttgaaaatattaaacagCCAGATGTTGTCGAGGAGAGAGCAAATGAACCAAATTCTGTTTctgtaaataatattgttcTATCGAGTAAGAAGACAAAGAGGAAAGACAGGGAGAAGGAGATTGAGAAGGTTGTCGACATGGAAGAAACTGATCGGAGTATTGGAAACCCTCAAGAATCTGATCCAATATCTAAGCAAGAGAAAAAGGAATCTCCTGTGATTTCACAACCAGATACCTCCGATGATGTCGACGTAGTTGAGCACGAATCGTTGAAAACGTCCGATGAAAAATCGTCGACTGCTAGTGTTGTAACTATAGCTACGAACGATGCTCAGGCGCCTGAAACCCAGAACACTACCAGTCTGCTTAATGTGTCGGGTGTAGATTTGAGTACCTCTGGTGAATATCCGGAAGACTTGAACCCCTTTCAAAGTGATGACAGTGATGAAGATGGCAAAACCAAGGAAGAAATTCCTCGACGACCCATAGCGGTTCATAATAAGTCTGATAAATATGTATCTACTAATCCTTTCGGCAGTAGTGACGACGAAAACGAGAATGACCAGGAAGTTGTTCCCCCGCGTCCAGCTGCACGCAAAAATTCTTCGGTTGTTAATAAGACTGAGAATACACAGGGTGGGCAGTCTCCTGTTAGGCGACGCCTTCAAGCGCCGCAGATAAATCTTAATCCCTTTTGGAGCGACGATGAGGATTGTGAAAGCGACGAGGATAACTCAGGGACTAATGTCGATAAGGGTACTCCAGTACCGAAGCCAAGAACAAAGAA ACTAACTCCAGAGCCCAGTCCTGTACCACGCAAGACCTCCTTGGATCGTGGAGGACTTTATGCTTCCAACACTTCTATAGGAAGTGCAGGATCATTGATTACGCCGGGTGGTACTTATCGCAAGAAAAAACCAGCTCCACCGCCGCCTATGGCTCACGAAATGTTCTCCACTACCTCCACTTTTGATACCCTTACTCTACAATCACCAGATGATTCACAATCCGCAACT GCTGTTCCATTACGCACGCCACGCATTCGAAAGACTAAACCAGCGCCACCGCCGCCAATATTCACAAGTACGCCACAAAATATGACAGATGTATTTTCTGCAGAGGACAAAGATACGGAAGAGAGACGATCTGGTATTTGGGATGATCAGAAAAGCAGTAAAGACGAAACCAACAGAAATCGACAAAGCTTATTCAGCATACCTGACACCGATCAGGGCGGTCAACACTATTCTGCAGCCTTTGTTGACAAAAGTGCTCagggaaaatggaaaagaaaaaaaggtccTGCGCCACCGCGACCAATTCCACataaaagaaaa ATAAAAGTCATGTCCATAAAGGATGTAAAATTAGAGCTGGATGAGATCGAATTACAGCAACAGGGTCTGGAGAAACAGGGTGTCAGACTCGAGCAGTTGATCAGGGATAAGTGCGAAACTGGACAAGAAAATGAAG aattgaCAAGCTTACGCGTGGATGTGGAAGAATTAGTTTTGGAACTCTTTGCACTGGTGAATGAAAAGAATGAACTGTTCAGAAGACAGGCTGAGCTTATGTTACTTCGTAGGCAACAAAGACTGGAGGAAGAACATGCAGATGTAGAGTATCAAATTCGGTGCCTTATGAGTCAGCCAGAAGCAACCAAAACAGACTCCGATAAGCAACGAGAAGAAGTGCTAATACAGAG ATTGGTGGATATTGTGGAACGGCGTAACGAAATCGTTGAGTGCCTTGAGATGGATCGTCGCAGGGAAGTTGAGGAGGATCGCAGCATCAATGAGCAAATGGGAATATTTGCTG CCAAAAGCAAGGCTGATCTGACGATGTGCGGCAGCAATGACTTACAAAGTTTGCCTATTActaagaaggaaaaattgaaggacaaagtaaaagaaaaaaaagtaaagaaaaaccaTAAGAAGGATGCCGACAAGGATGTAGATGAGACTGAATTGAAGCTAAAacgtcacaaaaaaaaatggttttaa
- the LOC124408036 gene encoding MICAL-like protein 1 isoform X2, with protein sequence MGVRLGVRKEPCVVCGLPVFLAEKLVISRSLYHRTCFRCARCNNQLTLGNYYETEEGQYCCETCPDEEAAVSAVPVMYQDYNQTALSAGLREPLDYRPTTASPTYKRALSDEEKSSKRNSNSAAVSEVAKIRLNFMTNQLLAGNEEDNEMTTNEPRLRMNAVNDEISPQHPADNERRTPDESEDKSSEVLLSSSLPAAEPMCESPAFSSSSSSSLSSSTPARLSSNPTTEFCGSEKGSRERTNSPVATTTTPPCNEEEEQEAEKEEEEKQIGVNNTDCNLSRNYNNVVSNQRLTATANHDLDDSNKSLMCNEDTKDTLAARQDEARISESAGQHLSLVQQRLMIFENIKQPDVVEERANEPNSVSVNNIVLSSKKTKRKDREKEIEKVVDMEETDRSIGNPQESDPISKQEKKESPVISQPDTSDDVDVVEHESLKTSDEKSSTASVVTIATNDAQAPETQNTTSLLNVSGVDLSTSGEYPEDLNPFQSDDSDEDGKTKEEIPRRPIAVHNKSDKYVSTNPFGSSDDENENDQEVVPPRPAARKNSSVVNKTENTQGGQSPVRRRLQAPQINLNPFWSDDEDCESDEDNSGTNVDKGTPVPKPRTKKLTPEPSPVPRKTSLDRGGLYASNTSIGSAGSLITPGGTYRKKKPAPPPPMAHEMFSTTSTFDTLTLQSPDDSQSATAVPLRTPRIRKTKPAPPPPIFTSTPQNMTDVFSAEDKDTEERRSGIWDDQKSSKDETNRNRQSLFSIPDTDQGGQHYSAAFVDKSAQGKWKRKKGPAPPRPIPHKRKIKVMSIKDVKLELDEIELQQQGLEKQGVRLEQLIRDKCETGQENEELTSLRVDVEELVLELFALVNEKNELFRRQAELMLLRRQQRLEEEHADVEYQIRCLMSQPEATKTDSDKQREEVLIQRLVDIVERRNEIVECLEMDRRREVEEDRSINEQMGIFAAKSKADLTMCGSNDLQSLPITKKEKLKDKVKEKKVKKNHKKDADKDVDETELKLKRHKKKWF encoded by the exons ATGGGGGTTCGTCTGGGGGTGAGAAAGGAGCCGTGCGTCGTTTGCGGTCTGCCCGTTTTCCTCGCCGAGAAGTTGGTGATATCGCGTTCGCTGTACCACCGGACCTGCTTCAGGTGTGCCAGGTGCAACAATCAGCTAACCCTCGGGAATTATTACGAGACCGAGGAGGGCCAATATTGCTGCGAAACATGTCCGGACGAGGAAGCCGCGGTCTCGGCTGTTCCGGTTATGTACCAGGACTACAACCAGACCGCTTTGTCGGCCGGATTGAGAGAGCCGCTCGATTATCGTCCGACCACCGCGAGTCCGACCTACAAACGGGCTCTCAGCGACGAGGAGAAGAGCTCGAAGCGTAACAGCAACTCTGCCGCCGTTTCTGAGGTGGCGAAAATAAGGCTGAACTTTATGACGAACCAGTTGCTTGCCGGAAACGAGGAGGACAACGAAATGACCACGAACGAACCTCGGCTGCGAATGAATGCAGTTAACGACGAGATATCACCGCAACATCCTGCAGATAACGAACGTCGGACCCCAGACGAATCGGAAGATAAAAGCTCGGAGGTTCTTCTTAGCTCCAGTTTGCCTGCAGCTGAGCCGATGTGCGAATCTCctgctttttcttcttcttcttcttcttctttatcatCATCTACGCCGGCACGGTTGTCGTCGAATCCGACGACTGAATTTTGCGGATCTGAAAAGGGTAGCAGAGAAAGGACGAATTCGCCCgtggcgacgacgacgaccccGCCATGTAACGAGGAGGAGGAACAGGAAGCggagaaagaggaggaggagaagcaGATCGGTGTAAATAATACAGATTGTAATTTAAgtcgtaattataataatgtcGTTAGTAATCAGCGTCTAACTGCCACCGCGAATCATGACTTAGATGATAGTAATAAAAGTTTAATGTGTAACGAGGATACCAAAGACACGCTTGCTGCCCGCCAAGACGAGGCACGGATCAGCGAATCTGCTGGACAGCATCTCTCGCTCGTTCAGCAGCGAttgatgatttttgaaaatattaaacagCCAGATGTTGTCGAGGAGAGAGCAAATGAACCAAATTCTGTTTctgtaaataatattgttcTATCGAGTAAGAAGACAAAGAGGAAAGACAGGGAGAAGGAGATTGAGAAGGTTGTCGACATGGAAGAAACTGATCGGAGTATTGGAAACCCTCAAGAATCTGATCCAATATCTAAGCAAGAGAAAAAGGAATCTCCTGTGATTTCACAACCAGATACCTCCGATGATGTCGACGTAGTTGAGCACGAATCGTTGAAAACGTCCGATGAAAAATCGTCGACTGCTAGTGTTGTAACTATAGCTACGAACGATGCTCAGGCGCCTGAAACCCAGAACACTACCAGTCTGCTTAATGTGTCGGGTGTAGATTTGAGTACCTCTGGTGAATATCCGGAAGACTTGAACCCCTTTCAAAGTGATGACAGTGATGAAGATGGCAAAACCAAGGAAGAAATTCCTCGACGACCCATAGCGGTTCATAATAAGTCTGATAAATATGTATCTACTAATCCTTTCGGCAGTAGTGACGACGAAAACGAGAATGACCAGGAAGTTGTTCCCCCGCGTCCAGCTGCACGCAAAAATTCTTCGGTTGTTAATAAGACTGAGAATACACAGGGTGGGCAGTCTCCTGTTAGGCGACGCCTTCAAGCGCCGCAGATAAATCTTAATCCCTTTTGGAGCGACGATGAGGATTGTGAAAGCGACGAGGATAACTCAGGGACTAATGTCGATAAGGGTACTCCAGTACCGAAGCCAAGAACAAAGAA ACTAACTCCAGAGCCCAGTCCTGTACCACGCAAGACCTCCTTGGATCGTGGAGGACTTTATGCTTCCAACACTTCTATAGGAAGTGCAGGATCATTGATTACGCCGGGTGGTACTTATCGCAAGAAAAAACCAGCTCCACCGCCGCCTATGGCTCACGAAATGTTCTCCACTACCTCCACTTTTGATACCCTTACTCTACAATCACCAGATGATTCACAATCCGCAACT GCTGTTCCATTACGCACGCCACGCATTCGAAAGACTAAACCAGCGCCACCGCCGCCAATATTCACAAGTACGCCACAAAATATGACAGATGTATTTTCTGCAGAGGACAAAGATACGGAAGAGAGACGATCTGGTATTTGGGATGATCAGAAAAGCAGTAAAGACGAAACCAACAGAAATCGACAAAGCTTATTCAGCATACCTGACACCGATCAGGGCGGTCAACACTATTCTGCAGCCTTTGTTGACAAAAGTGCTCagggaaaatggaaaagaaaaaaaggtccTGCGCCACCGCGACCAATTCCACataaaagaaaa ATAAAAGTCATGTCCATAAAGGATGTAAAATTAGAGCTGGATGAGATCGAATTACAGCAACAGGGTCTGGAGAAACAGGGTGTCAGACTCGAGCAGTTGATCAGGGATAAGTGCGAAACTGGACAAGAAAATGAAG aattgaCAAGCTTACGCGTGGATGTGGAAGAATTAGTTTTGGAACTCTTTGCACTGGTGAATGAAAAGAATGAACTGTTCAGAAGACAGGCTGAGCTTATGTTACTTCGTAGGCAACAAAGACTGGAGGAAGAACATGCAGATGTAGAGTATCAAATTCGGTGCCTTATGAGTCAGCCAGAAGCAACCAAAACAGACTCCGATAAGCAACGAGAAGAAGTGCTAATACAGAG ATTGGTGGATATTGTGGAACGGCGTAACGAAATCGTTGAGTGCCTTGAGATGGATCGTCGCAGGGAAGTTGAGGAGGATCGCAGCATCAATGAGCAAATGGGAATATTTGCTG CCAAAAGCAAGGCTGATCTGACGATGTGCGGCAGCAATGACTTACAAAGTTTGCCTATTActaagaaggaaaaattgaaggacaaagtaaaagaaaaaaaagtaaagaaaaaccaTAAGAAGGATGCCGACAAGGATGTAGATGAGACTGAATTGAAGCTAAAacgtcacaaaaaaaaatggttttaa